Part of the Vigna radiata var. radiata cultivar VC1973A chromosome 11, Vradiata_ver6, whole genome shotgun sequence genome is shown below.
AAAGGGAATACTAAAGGTTTaggttttattataaaataatgattataacTCTTATAGGAATATCTTGttgaaaaataaggaaaaaaaaatagtaaagcGTGATCCGGATCCatcagaatttaaaattttctctctGAGATGGATGGGTCGTAGTAATGTGGGCAGAGGATGACGTGTACATGGTGGACCCCAGTGGACGGCGTTTGTTGGATATGCATGCATGCTATTGGTGGTTTGATGGGTCAGCGCGTGTAAAGACGGCACGCGTGACCAAGGAATATGTTCCAATTCATGATACATGACAGGGTATCAATTTTCCTCTTCCTTCTGTCAAAGATGAAAATACCTCCGTTCGTTTACTAACCATGTTTATTTTGCGTAATGTGATTTCTAATGGACACTTTAAAACAAACTTTGTTGCCTTATAAGaggaatttatttatttttaacaactatctttttataatttttttataacgtgATAAgttgtgattgatccgttttagatattttttaaatataaatttaaacagatcaataaaattatgatacatattctgttgttaaaaagtttgttaaaaataactgtcaaaatatcatgatctaaaataaaatatgtcatatatatatatatatatacacacacgacaaatgcagtttttttaattcatgCAACACACTTCGTCGGTACTAGATTATGAGTTTGATGAGATGACCAACTTTATAGGATTATGCTAATttctttaatgtattttataacattttatttagtCATGATAAATTTCTACACATTCTAATATCAAGTATAAAGAATATGTTTAGTGTAAACATCTAACAAGTATATCTATATATTCTCTCATTACAGGGGATCCAATGCTTGCTAGCCACatctcatatattttattattttatttatctctcCATACATTagttacatatatatatataattaatttacgCATCTCTTATCTTTTTACCCTCTCTACTAATTGgctactctcttttttttttcttttcaaaatttatacaaatacaacgtctcttaattttagcaatggTAATTAAGGAAACTAGTTTAATGGTACCGTCCCTCCTTAGGATCgatatcattaattatatataaatacattataaattatttatacgaAACTATATTATCATAcgataaactttatttttcatcaatcaAACAGCCACCCATAAGTTTACTCTATTAAGACTAAAGTTGGATAATTTTGACAACCCATGAATTTATACGAGACTAAGTTGAtatacgtaaaaaaaaaaaatcacatatacaaaacaaaaagaaaagttaaagttaagattttgatttatttgtatTGTTGAATTAGTTAGGTGTTTGTCATAAACCTGTAAATCTAGAGCTAtacttgaaataaaaatatataaaagtggCAAAGAATATATGAAAACGAAGCATATGTTtgatctttatatttaaaaataatagaatggGTAGCTCAATCTTGATGAAAGTAGAGAAGATCGAAATTAAGAGTCCGCGTCAAGACATGATTATATCAGGATTCGAAAATCATTGAGGTAATGAGAAATACTTGAAAGAAGTGTTTTGATAAGAAAAAGGTGGTGGGTATGTGTAGATGCATACGCGTCTCTCTCTCTATTGCCTTAACGATTAAGGTTGAAGAGAAGGAAAATAGAAGGTGGAGATAGGGAAAAGGAAGCTTGAGGATTACAAAAGAAGATAGGTGGGGGTGTGTAGGAAGAGAGATtctggtttatatatatatgatgggTCATATAAATAAAGAGGTCCATTATTCACACCCACTTCCGTTCCAAAAGAGAAGGGGGGAAAAAGCTAAAGGGTTGTTGAAGAAGTGGAGGATGTGATTTTTCATTCAGGGAATAATAGACGAGGATCTTCTATCTTCTATGTCGTATAATGCCACACCCAATGCTTTACAACACAGGATCCATCAGGATATGTTGTTCCTCTCACTACTCTAAAATACCACCCTcgattcattttttctttctttctttcactgtGACAGCTATTCATTTTCTGCATGTGAGATTCCTCCTCACTTTTATATACTGTGAATGAGTGCTCTTTTTTCTCCACTTTGCCGCAAATCTTACTTAATAAATTGGTCGGTTTTATGAGATCgacataaacttaaaatttccTTCTTAACCTATGGTGTGAGACATTACGTCATGTTTATGGTGTGAGATGAAACTCTTAAAGATTTCAGCTTGTCTTCAGCCATGACGTTAGTTTCAAAAAGGAATTTTTTTGTCTTCCCAGCAAACCCAGATGAGTTTTTTGCAGATAAGGCAGTCATGGATAATGATTCtttaagagagagaaaacagcattaatagtaattaaaatttaataaacaatcATTTTTTCTCCCATGCATGCAGTCCTTATTGCATATGAGTAACAAATTAAGCAACAAAGAAATGTTAGTATCAGTTCAAACGCCATGCTAATTATGCAGATCTTGAGGTCGTTGTTAGCAGTGTATCCACACTATAATGTGCTTATGTTACTCTAAAAGAGTGACATTAACAGCGTAGGTTAAGAAATGTTCTGCATTGTATGTGAAGATATATAGTACAAAGAAGAAGTATTATCTTTATGGACAGTGTTTTCCTCTTTTCACAGATTATCAGCACCACCACAAAAATTGCTCCAACCGTATTCCCACCAAATATAACCCTAATTAGGGTTTACATTATTTTGATGGTCCTTGAAGAAAAGTAGAATATATATCCTAATtcgtatatattattttcataactaGAAGTAATAAAAGAAGGCATGTAGAAGAATATGAAGTTTGTGAAAGGGTAGTAGTACAATGTGTCAGTTACGTTCATTTGACACGCCAAAATGTGagtaactttttaaattatgtaatttgattGGTTGAAAAAGTTTATCAGTGAGACTCACTCTCTGTATCactttaatgttaaaataaaaaagcgTGTCAAAGTATGATTATTCTTTGTGAAAGGATAGTAGTACAATGACACGTCTACGTGTCAGTTACGTTCATTTAACACGGCAAAATGTGAGtaactttttaaattgtgtaatttgatTGGTTGAAAAAGTTTATCAGTGTGACCCACTGTGTGTCacttgaatgttaaaataaaaaaacatgtcaAAGTATAATTATTCTTTGTGAAAGGGTAGTAGTACAATGACACGCCTACGTGTCAATTACGTTCATTTAACACGGCAAAATGTCAGTAACTTTTTAAATTGCGTAATTTGATTGGTTGAAAAAGTTTATCAATGAAACCCACTGTGTGTCActtgaatgttaaaattaaaaagcatGTCAAAGTATAATTATTCTTTGTGAAATGGTAATAGTATAATGACACACCTACGTGTTACTTACGTTTATTTGACACTGCAAAATCTCAGtaactttttaaattgtgttacttgaaaaaataaaaaagcacgTCAACACATATAAAACAGACcagaaattaataattttaaaagttaatgtaTAAGACAGAAGTAGAAGTTTAACTTTAATGTGGTGGATGGATATGAAGAACCGAAAAGGTGCTTCAAATTCAGTCGAACACATATTCTTTTCCAtcaaaatctaattataattttacaaatagtCATGAGAAACGtttgatattgttttttatttctaatcatAAACTCAAAGCATCCAACCAAAAAtctacaaattttacttccatatttcaattctaaaataaatgagAGGTGCTAAAGAATTTTGTGGGGGTGCAGAAGGAGAAAGTCCAAGATACTTGTGCAAATCGAAGGATTCAGTATACAAGCTACACTTAGAAAGACAAACAAGGCcttatatattcatttcataAATTCGGGGGATGAAgagaatattaattttagttgataaaaaaacttaaaaacgaAAAAGTGATAGGAATGAGTGGATTCCACAACCAAGATTTGGAAGGGAGTTggagtgtttttctttttctttttagctaTAACATAGGATGCTCgacaacatatttatatttatataaaacaattataaaaatcagGTCTATACTATTTCatcatattattaaattaaaaatatatttatataaaattaaacttaattatatgaGTGGACTGatcttttcataatatttatacttattttcttCTACTTTTCTGTAACTAAACCagtgaaaaataaatcattcaaCAACATTCCTTATTTTATCAACCCCACCAttacaaaatttcatataattcaCAAgctttttatatcttttaattttttttcctttcaattttatcttctaTTCAGTCGAACATCAATGAATAAGGctgggcaaaaataactgatctgtactgtagttaattgtactatattgtactaaaaataactatccatttctagtaacagttcagtatactatcttatggttcagtttAACAGTTAcagttaactgtgagaactgtatttactcttacatcttctctaatttcagttcaattgtttcatctcgtcaagaaaactttatttaataataaaatattaataaaaataatttttcacataaaaaaataataattaattttttaagacaacttttttatcacaaaatttataattttatcaataaaaataaaaaatgtaatttatatttttatattttttaagttatataaataatatatatatatatatatatatatatatatatatatttatacatatatttatatttttttattaataaaataaataaataaaaaataaaataaaataatttttgataataaaaaaatataaataaaatagaaaataataatattaaataattaaaaatcaatttattagacacttatgaataaaataaaataaatattaaaataaatttcaattaaaaagaatatgtattgttatactatttagtttaaaaattagtacaattNAGTTTAAAATTAGNATAGTtactagttcagttcagtttatattNTANtttagttaaaattagtgtagtttacaatttagttaatagtNCAGTTAGTGTAATTTATAATTCagttaataatttagtttagttagtgcagtttacagttcagttaatagttgagttagtgtagtttacaattcacttaatagttcagttcatactgtaatttagtacaattcagtatagttcagttcagtgtgataaaagaaaaaatagttcagttgagtttgtctgaactgttttatagttcagttcagtttgtttaaactgttttacagttcaattTTTAGCAatgcagtacagttcagttcgatttgtCCACCCCTACTACttcttaaaagtattaaaatttagttaataaacATAGATTTAAATAGATGTTTTTGTATACGAGAATCGAATTTTCAAACTATGTTAAAGACACAGTATTATCCCTTAATAGTACATTGTCTTCGAATTTCCAGATAGAGCATACAGAGGCATATCTTTTTGCCCATTTTCTGATCtcttcaatcttttttttttttttttgcatgaattattataacttttcatttagaccaaaaaaatttaactgGGTCCTGGTAAACCGAAACCTATAAACTTAGGAGCATCGGCTTGCATAAACCAATTAACTAACGGTTCAATGAAGAAAGCCAAGATGCTTGTGACCACTGGAGCACAGTGCGAATCGTTATTGCGAAAACTTTCGTCTTTGCAATCCTTTTCCGAAACCAAAAAGCTGCACGCATTCATGCTCACACTTGGTCTATTCTCCTCCTCCGAGCTTTGCTGTAAGCTTGCCACAACATACGCGCAATGCCACCACGCTTCCTATGCATCCCACCTGTTTAAGAAGTTGCCTCAACCGAGTTTGTTCTCCTGGAATGCTATGATGAGAATGTATGTCCAAATTGGGCGCCCCTTTGACGCCCTCAACTTGTTTGTTGAAATGCTTGACTCGGGTCAGACCTTTCCTGACAAATTCACTTACCCGGTTGTTATCAAGGCNTGTGGTGACTTGTCTTTGATTGATGTGGGAGTTGGAGTTCATGGGCAGGCCTGTAAGTTTGGTTTCGATTCTGACACATTCGTCCAGAACACTTTGTTGGCAATGTATATGAATGTTGGGGAGAAAGAAACAGCCCAACTGGTTTTTGACTTGATGCAGGAACGGACTGTGATTTCTTGGAATACCATGATAAATGGGTACCTTCGGAATAACTGTGCCGAGGATGCACTGAGGGTTTATGATAGAATGGTGGATGAGGGTGTTGAGCCTGATTGTGCAACCGTGGTTTCAGTATTGCCTGCTTGTGGGCTTTTGAAAAATCTGGAGGTTGGGAGGAGGGTTCACCGGTTGGTTCAGGAGAAAGGATTTTGGGGAAATATTGTAGTTAGGAATGCATTGCTGGACATGTATGTTAAGTGTGCTCAGATGAAAGAAGCGCGCGTGCTAGCGAATCAGATGGATGAGAAAGATGTAGTAACATGGACAACTTTGATTAATGGATACATTCTGAATGGGGATGCTAGAAGTGCTTTAATGCTTTGTCGCATGATGCAGTGTGAAGGAGTGAAACCTAATTCTGTAAGTATAGCTTCTATACTATCAGCATGTGGCAGTTTGGTTTATTTGAAGCATGGCAAGTGTCTCCATGCATGGGCAATAAGGCAAAAGCTCGATTCTGAGGTCATTGTGGAAACTGCCTTGATTGATATGTACGCCAAATGTAATCACGGCAACCTCAGTTATAAAGTGTTTATGGGAACCTCTAAGAAGAGAACGGCCCCATGGAATGCTCTTCTATCTGGGTTCAT
Proteins encoded:
- the LOC106777253 gene encoding pentatricopeptide repeat-containing protein At5g39350; its protein translation is MKKAKMLVTTGAQCESLLRKLSSLQSFSETKKLHAFMLTLGLFSSSELCCKLATTYAQCHHASYASHLFKKLPQPSLFSWNAMMRMYVQIGRPFDALNLFVEMLDSGQTFPDKFTYPVVIKACGDLSLIDVGVGVHGQACKFGFDSDTFVQNTLLAMYMNVGEKETAQLVFDLMQERTVISWNTMINGYLRNNCAEDALRVYDRMVDEGVEPDCATVVSVLPACGLLKNLEVGRRVHRLVQEKGFWGNIVVRNALLDMYVKCAQMKEARVLANQMDEKDVVTWTTLINGYILNGDARSALMLCRMMQCEGVKPNSVSIASILSACGSLVYLKHGKCLHAWAIRQKLDSEVIVETALIDMYAKCNHGNLSYKVFMGTSKKRTAPWNALLSGFIQNKLAVEAIKLFKQMQVKGVQPDNATCKSLLPAYAILADLLQAKNIHSYLIKSGFIYRLEVASILVDIYSKCGSLGYAHQIFNTIPLKDKDIIIWSGIIAAYGKHGHGKMAVRLFNQMVQSGVKPNQVTITCVLQACSHAGLVDEGFSLFKCMLKQLQIIPHVDHYTCIIDLLGRAGRLNDAYSLIRSMPITPNHAVWGALLGACVIHENVELGEVAARWTFELEPENTGNYILLAKLYAAVGRWRDAEKVRDIMANEAGLRKLPAHSLVEVRDM